The Kordia sp. SMS9 DNA window TGCTACATCTATAAAGAATTCTTCAAACGGTCCGTTGTAGACGGATAATCCTGAAACTGACATCGCACCAAACGTATCTCCATGAAAACCGTTTTCCAACGCGATGATTTTTCCGCGTTTTTCGTTGTTGTTGAAATGATATTGCAATGCCATTTTGATCGCGACATCAATTGCTGTAGAACCATTGTCAGAGAAGAATAATTTTTCTTGATTGTCGGGTAATATGTCGATAAGTTTTTCGGAAAGTTCTACCGCAGGTTGGTGCGTGAATCCTGTGAAAACCACATGATCCAAGCTGTGCATTTGCGCCGTTACTTTTTCAATGATATACGAGTTGCAATGTCCGTACACGCAGGTATACCATGAAGCGATTCCGTCAATATATTCATTGCCATCTTCATCGTATAAAACGGCTCCTTTTGCGCTGGTAATTGCAATGTGATTGGGATGCGATTTGTGCTGCGTTAACGGATGCCAAAGATGTTTTTTATCTCTTTCTTGTAAGCTCATTATAGTGTTGATTTGAATGTTTCCGCGTATTCGCGAATGACATTTTGGTCAAAATACGGTTCTTCATCAATGCGTCCGATCACAGGAATATTGGTCATTTTTTTGATGATTTCTTCTGTTGTTGGATGTTGTTCTCCACTAAAAATAATAGACACGTTGAACCCTTTTTCTTTCAATAAATTTACCGTTAGTAATGTATGATTGATGCTTCCCAGATAATGGCGCGACACCACAATAACGTGATATTCAGGTTTGATGAGATCTAAAATGGTGTTTTCATCATTTAACGGTACTAAAATGCCGCCTGCGCCTTCAATAACGAGATGATTTTCCGTTGTTGGCTCTTGAATTTCTTCCAGATTTATGGTACGATTGTCAATTTCCGCGGAAGCGTGCGGACTCATCGGCGTATTGAGCGCATAGCTATTCGGATGAATTTTAGTTTTTTTGTTAGAAATGTATTTTTCTATTTTGTGACTGTCTGAATTGTCTAAATCGCCCGCCTGTATAGGTTTCCAATAGTCTGCTTCCAATGCTTCAGTTAAAATTGCAGAAGCGACTGTTTTACCAACTTCGGTAGAAATTCCTGTAACGAATATTTTTTTTTGCATTAGTTTTCTTCTGGTTTAAAAATTTCTCCACATACGTTGCATTGATAGCGTTTTGGTTCTATAAATGGAAATAACAGGTATAGTAAATTTTTCTTTGGTGGTGCAATTAGCACTTTGTTTTCATTACAATTAGGACAAATAATTCTGTTTCTTTTTCTATCTACTTCATATTCGCGCAATTCGTTGTAAAGGGCAATTGCAGCTTCTTTGTCTTGCAAATGCACTTGCAATTTTACACCTCCAATTGCGTTGCTTACAAACGGATCTACATCTACAGTATACTGGTCTCTTAGAAACACTTCGATGCCTTCCGACATGAATTTTCCTTGCATGACACGTGCTTCTGCGGTGTATTCAAAAGTGGTTACTGTGTAAAAATCGTTTTTCATAGTTTCAGTCTTTGTAGTGCGTTGGCAACTGCTTTTATTTCAGTTTCTGTATTGTATGAATGTATACAAAAACGCAAACGTTCTTTTCCTTTGGGAACTGTGGGCGATACAATAGGTTTGACTTCAAATCCTTTTTCTTGTAGCTTTTTTGCTGCGTTTTTCACATTTTCAATTCCAGAAAAGATACAACAATGAATTGCCGCATTTCCAGGAATGAAGTTTAGATTTTTTGTAGCTTCTTGAAATACACGAATGTTTTGTTGTAAACGTTGTATTTCGGTTGTTACAGTGAGTTCGTCATAGGCAATTTTGATCGTAGCTACCGAATGTGGCGATAAACCAGTTGTGTAAATGAGACTTCGTGCAAAGTTGACCAAGTAGCTTTTTAAGGTTTCGCTTCCTAAAATTGCAGCTCCGTGACACCCTAGCGCTTTTCCAAATGTGTAGATTCTGGCGAATACGTCATTTTCTAGGTTTAATTCGTGTAATATTCCTTGTCCGTTTTCACCAAAAACACCCAACGCATGCGCTTCATCTATAATTAGAAATACATTTGAAGCTTTACACAATTCTACCAAGGTTTTTATATCGGGCGAATCGCCATCCATGGAAAATACAGATTCTGTAACAACATAGATTTCTTGATCGGGAGTATTGGATTGTTGTATTTTTTGAATTTTTTCTTGTAAGTCTGTAAGATCGTTGTGTGTGAATTTGTATGATTTTGCATGACTCATTCCAACACCATCACGAATGGACGCATGAATGAATTCGTCATAAAAAATGACATCTCCACGTTGAGGCACTGCCGAGAAAAACCCAATATTGGCATCGTATCCGGAGTTGAAGAGCAACGCACTTTCTGCATTGTGAAATTGGCAGAGTTGTGCTTCTACTTCTTGATATAGTAGATGATTCCCTGAAAGCAAACGCGATCCTGTGGCGCCATTTTGTTGTAGGTTTCTGTCTATGAGAAATTGATGCGTTTTGTTAAAGATCGTTTCCGAAGTAGCAAATCCTAAGTAATCATTCGATGCAAAATCAACCAAATCTGTGGATACTGAAAGTGAGCGCAAACTGTTGTTTTGGATGCGTTGTTGTAATTTTGCGTGTATTTTTTTGGGTATTTTCATAAATCAATCCACTTCGAATTATGAGCTATTCTTGCATCTAGCAAATCTATTTGTAATGTTGTGGCTAGTTGTTTTCCTACTTTCATTGCTTCATCACCATTGACCAAACGGTATATTTTAAAATGTTTGTTTCCAGCATACCATAAATTTACTTCATACGTGTCTACATTTTTCTTAAATACTGAAATATATTCTAGTGCAGGCAATGGTTTCCATGTTCCTTGTTTAAATATTAGGAATGAACGTTCGTGTTTGTAACGATTGTTTTTGAAATCGAAATAATATGCTTGAATTATAGAGAAATAAAAAGCAAACATGAGTGCAAAAGTTGCCAATTCGAACGTGTTTATGTTTCTCATAAGTTTGGTTCTTTCCAAGGAGAATTCGAATTCATAAAAGAAGAGTACCGCAAGTGTAATTGCTGTTGCGTACAACAATGCTGCTATCACATTTTGCCAAAGCGGTCTGTTTCCTTGCGAGATTACAACTTCATCTTTCATGAGGTAAAAATAGGGATTATTCTATGGAAATTTGCGAAGATTTTATGGAGAAATGTGATTATTGGATGGTAATTTTTTCAATAATAAAATAGGCTGTTTGGAAAGTCTGGATTTTAACTTTTCAAACAGCCTATTTCGGTTTGTCCGTTTATTTTTAGATGGTATTGATGTATGTGATGAGCTTTTTCAAGCTTTTTTCCTTGTTGAGTTTGATGCGATTTTCTTTGATGAACGCACTAATTAAGTCAGCTTTTTCAGGAAATAACGCTAAAAAGTCTTTTTTCCTTTTCGGAATTTTAATCGCGTGTCCGTCATGTGCTTTTTCTATATAGAATTCGCAACGCATGTCTTTGAATTCTGTCGTTACCGTAGAAGCAGTACCGCCATAAGTTGCTTTGTTTCGCTTTACGAGTTTT harbors:
- a CDS encoding pyridoxal phosphate-dependent aminotransferase family protein, translated to MKIPKKIHAKLQQRIQNNSLRSLSVSTDLVDFASNDYLGFATSETIFNKTHQFLIDRNLQQNGATGSRLLSGNHLLYQEVEAQLCQFHNAESALLFNSGYDANIGFFSAVPQRGDVIFYDEFIHASIRDGVGMSHAKSYKFTHNDLTDLQEKIQKIQQSNTPDQEIYVVTESVFSMDGDSPDIKTLVELCKASNVFLIIDEAHALGVFGENGQGILHELNLENDVFARIYTFGKALGCHGAAILGSETLKSYLVNFARSLIYTTGLSPHSVATIKIAYDELTVTTEIQRLQQNIRVFQEATKNLNFIPGNAAIHCCIFSGIENVKNAAKKLQEKGFEVKPIVSPTVPKGKERLRFCIHSYNTETEIKAVANALQRLKL
- the bioD gene encoding dethiobiotin synthase, yielding MQKKIFVTGISTEVGKTVASAILTEALEADYWKPIQAGDLDNSDSHKIEKYISNKKTKIHPNSYALNTPMSPHASAEIDNRTINLEEIQEPTTENHLVIEGAGGILVPLNDENTILDLIKPEYHVIVVSRHYLGSINHTLLTVNLLKEKGFNVSIIFSGEQHPTTEEIIKKMTNIPVIGRIDEEPYFDQNVIREYAETFKSTL
- a CDS encoding DUF2007 domain-containing protein codes for the protein MKNDFYTVTTFEYTAEARVMQGKFMSEGIEVFLRDQYTVDVDPFVSNAIGGVKLQVHLQDKEAAIALYNELREYEVDRKRNRIICPNCNENKVLIAPPKKNLLYLLFPFIEPKRYQCNVCGEIFKPEEN